The Candidatus Dependentiae bacterium genome includes a window with the following:
- a CDS encoding DMT family transporter has product MLLIVLMYALFAGTFSLGKVLACYSQPIFLVGIRMFLAGSFLMAYEFMQHGSNWRFDRKHTWYYVQIILFTTYIPYSLRFWALRSEMTASKACLLYNLSPFMTYIFSYFLYSEKVTIKKIIGLIIGFIGFLPTVLPAIKSEHGQTAFLSLPEIAILCSVACLSYGWIMIHRLVKFHNYEATTINSMSMFCGGLLALITSWLFESGEAAIEVGHVGTFLLILAVVIIVSNLLCHNLYVTLLKTYSPTFLSFASFLSPLFAALYGWLFLSEPTPWTFWATAVCVLTGLAIFYHDELYGNVPINKPALTQELEPA; this is encoded by the coding sequence ATGCTTTTAATTGTTCTGATGTACGCCCTTTTTGCAGGAACCTTCTCGTTAGGAAAAGTACTTGCTTGCTATTCACAACCGATTTTCTTGGTTGGGATTCGCATGTTTTTAGCAGGAAGTTTTCTGATGGCTTACGAGTTTATGCAGCATGGATCAAATTGGCGCTTCGATAGAAAACACACGTGGTATTATGTTCAAATTATTTTATTCACGACGTATATTCCATATAGTCTTCGCTTTTGGGCGTTGCGAAGCGAAATGACCGCTTCAAAAGCGTGCCTTCTTTATAATTTATCCCCCTTCATGACCTATATTTTTTCATACTTTCTGTATTCAGAAAAAGTAACGATCAAAAAAATCATCGGGTTGATAATTGGCTTTATCGGTTTTTTACCAACTGTGTTACCGGCAATCAAATCTGAACATGGGCAAACAGCATTTCTCTCATTACCAGAAATTGCAATCTTATGCTCCGTCGCCTGTTTGAGCTACGGATGGATTATGATTCATCGCCTCGTTAAATTTCATAACTATGAAGCGACGACGATTAATAGTATGAGTATGTTCTGCGGTGGTTTACTTGCGCTTATTACTTCCTGGCTTTTTGAATCGGGCGAAGCGGCAATTGAAGTAGGCCATGTTGGTACATTTCTACTGATTCTAGCGGTAGTTATTATCGTTAGTAATCTGCTTTGCCACAATTTGTACGTGACCCTCTTAAAAACGTATAGCCCGACATTTCTATCGTTTGCAAGTTTTCTTTCCCCTCTTTTTGCCGCGCTTTACGGTTGGCTGTTCTTGAGCGAACCAACGCCTTGGACATTCTGGGCCACAGCGGTTTGTGTACTAACGGGGCTTGCAATATTCTATCACGATGAACTTTATGGCAATGTACCAATAAATAAACCTGCGCTTACGCAAGAATTGGAACCCGCATAG
- a CDS encoding OPT/YSL family transporter codes for MNIGLVIITICLSIFSTGVMSYIALATPIGPWIAPTLVLIGTFLVHLIGLRGKQYSDGLALVTAGGSIGGILATALSFSFPTLYFLDQSFFGGWMASPFYFVALVAGLSLAGGSFGLLIADLLEHNLIVKDELPFPIGQLVYKMIAAQNQARKALELAIGACSTFIFTALHGGTWLFRAVLASGVTLTKQYALGPVTIPLIQLRFDVLPMLLAIGFITGHVIAIPLIVGAIARIGLMEPINNLFFPTISGPDFLLAFGSGLVAVGAVQSFFDLPKMLRGWFRKLRDGGPRKSMDMELFAPLQQRSHMIQAFLTLILVIGYLSAVHFSALSQLYLIILSFVCAYQIVVIAGKIGLAQLGRFATFVMVPALFLFGVDPLRVTVIATFVELCGGVATDVLFGRKMGQMAGINRTTLRWFQILGLVVSSIAAGVIMWLLVHKFGLGGEPLVAQRGQARALLINVSHFNWLVLIIGGIFGLILKKCKLNPMLVLGGLLMPFTYSIGLIIGGCLSFMVKDREDWEPFWSGVFAANSITELAKTLM; via the coding sequence ATGAATATTGGCCTTGTTATAATTACTATTTGTCTATCTATTTTTTCAACAGGTGTAATGAGTTACATAGCACTTGCTACTCCCATTGGCCCGTGGATTGCGCCGACCCTGGTACTTATAGGTACTTTTTTAGTTCATTTGATCGGTTTGCGCGGCAAGCAGTATTCAGATGGATTGGCATTGGTAACCGCCGGCGGATCTATTGGTGGTATTTTAGCAACCGCGCTTTCGTTTTCGTTTCCAACTCTCTACTTTCTTGATCAATCTTTTTTTGGTGGTTGGATGGCTAGCCCCTTTTATTTTGTCGCGCTTGTCGCGGGGCTTTCATTAGCCGGGGGAAGTTTTGGCCTATTGATTGCCGACTTACTCGAACACAATCTAATTGTTAAAGATGAGCTGCCGTTTCCGATTGGCCAGTTGGTATATAAAATGATTGCGGCACAAAATCAGGCGCGCAAAGCGCTTGAGCTTGCTATCGGCGCATGCTCGACCTTTATATTTACCGCGCTTCATGGCGGCACGTGGCTTTTTAGAGCGGTTTTGGCTTCGGGTGTCACGCTCACAAAACAATATGCGTTGGGGCCAGTGACGATTCCGCTTATTCAGTTACGTTTCGATGTACTGCCGATGCTTTTAGCTATCGGTTTTATTACGGGGCATGTAATTGCAATACCATTAATTGTTGGCGCAATTGCTCGTATTGGTTTAATGGAGCCAATTAACAATTTATTTTTCCCAACTATTTCTGGGCCCGATTTTTTACTTGCATTTGGCAGTGGATTAGTAGCGGTTGGCGCAGTACAAAGTTTTTTTGATTTGCCGAAAATGCTGCGAGGATGGTTTAGAAAATTAAGAGATGGGGGTCCGCGTAAATCGATGGACATGGAACTTTTTGCGCCATTGCAACAGCGTTCTCATATGATTCAAGCATTTCTTACCTTAATTTTAGTGATTGGTTATTTGAGTGCTGTACATTTTTCAGCGCTCTCACAATTGTATTTAATTATTCTCTCATTTGTTTGTGCATACCAAATCGTGGTGATCGCAGGAAAAATTGGTTTGGCGCAATTGGGCCGGTTTGCGACGTTTGTTATGGTGCCAGCATTATTTCTCTTTGGTGTGGATCCATTGCGCGTAACAGTAATAGCAACGTTTGTGGAACTTTGTGGCGGTGTTGCTACCGATGTTCTCTTTGGCAGAAAAATGGGGCAAATGGCTGGAATAAATCGTACCACTTTGCGTTGGTTTCAAATCCTTGGTCTTGTCGTGAGTTCAATTGCAGCTGGCGTTATTATGTGGCTCCTTGTGCATAAATTCGGATTAGGCGGAGAACCCTTGGTGGCACAACGAGGTCAAGCGCGCGCATTATTAATTAATGTTTCTCATTTTAATTGGCTTGTTTTAATTATCGGTGGGATTTTTGGATTGATTCTTAAAAAATGTAAATTGAATCCGATGCTGGTGCTGGGTGGTTTATTAATGCCATTTACCTATTCTATCGGATTGATTATTGGCGGATGTCTTTCGTTCATGGTAAAAGATCGCGAAGACTGGGAACCATTCTGGTCTGGTGTCTTTGCTGCGAATTCTATTACGGAACTTGCAAAAACATTAATGTAG